Genomic segment of Cronobacter dublinensis subsp. dublinensis LMG 23823:
GCCGGTAGAAAGCGTAGCCGGTTTGCCACCAGTCCCTGCGGTGTCGCCTTTCAGGCCCGGATCGGTATCAACGATTTCCAGTTCTACGAAGTTCGGCGGCGTCACGGAGATCGGCTGGCCGTTCCACAGGGTCACGATGCACTCAGCCTGATCCAGCAGCCATTTCGCGTTGTCGCCTACGGCTTTCGCGTCTGCGGCCAGCTGTTCGAAAGTTTCGTTGTTCATGAAGTGCCAGAACTCACCGTCGTTGTACAGGTAAGTCAGGTTCATATCGACAACGTCTGCGCCTTCAGCGGAGTCGGTGGATTTGAAGGTTTTCTCTACGCGGGAACCCGTCAGCAGACGGC
This window contains:
- the efp gene encoding elongation factor P yields the protein MATYSSNDFRAGLKIMMDGEPYAVESSEFVKPGKGQAFARVKLRRLLTGSRVEKTFKSTDSAEGADVVDMNLTYLYNDGEFWHFMNNETFEQLAADAKAVGDNAKWLLDQAECIVTLWNGQPISVTPPNFVELEIVDTDPGLKGDTAGTGGKPATLSTGAVVKVPLFVQIGEIIKVDTRSGEYVSRVK